In Candidatus Roseilinea sp., one DNA window encodes the following:
- a CDS encoding transcriptional regulator: MMLSESVQDYLKAIYSLRHENERATTNALAARLNVTAASVTGMLKKLAELKLVLYEPYQGATLTPAGEKIALEVIRHHRLIELYLTEAMGYSWDQVHAEADRLEHAISEEFEDRISTLLGHPTVDPHGDPIPTKDGEIAASSRNTLDAAAAGSTVRIERVRDEDPATLREVAELGLTPQTVVTVGNRTGDAALIVYLADGQPRRISTSIARSIFVVDADAS; encoded by the coding sequence ATGATGCTCTCTGAATCCGTCCAGGATTACCTGAAGGCGATCTACAGTTTGCGCCACGAGAACGAGCGTGCTACGACGAACGCGCTTGCGGCCCGGCTGAACGTGACGGCCGCTTCGGTCACCGGCATGCTCAAGAAGCTGGCCGAGTTGAAGCTGGTGCTCTACGAGCCCTATCAGGGCGCGACGCTCACGCCGGCCGGCGAGAAAATCGCGCTGGAGGTCATTCGCCATCACCGATTGATCGAGCTATATCTGACCGAAGCGATGGGCTACTCATGGGATCAGGTGCATGCCGAAGCCGACCGACTGGAGCACGCCATCAGTGAGGAATTCGAGGATCGCATCTCGACTTTGCTCGGCCATCCCACCGTGGACCCGCACGGCGATCCTATCCCTACCAAGGACGGCGAAATCGCGGCGAGCTCGCGAAATACCCTGGACGCTGCCGCTGCGGGCAGCACGGTGCGCATCGAGCGCGTGCGCGACGAAGACCCCGCAACGCTGCGTGAAGTCGCCGAACTCGGCCTGACGCCGCAGACCGTCGTGACCGTGGGCAACCGGACGGGCGACGCCGCGCTCATCGTCTATCTCGCCGACGGCCAACCCCGCCGCATCAGCACCAGCATCGCGCGCAGCATCTTCGTCGTGGACGCAGACGCGTCTTGA
- a CDS encoding aminotransferase class I/II, producing MTTHHPLSDLHAALRPGVLDLGLGHPDPALLPLEAIQRASASALADYGAHALGYGYATGPGPLVDWLQHRSAQCEGRMPDADEIAITGGISHALDQLVTLCTQPGDVALVESPTYHLAVRILRDRPLKLVAIPSSPDGPDVAALSELVASLKRRGERPSLLYCVPTFNNPTGLCWRDDVRRAVVALAERERILIVEDDAYRELAYDGEAPSSLWRLAPAGVVARLGSFSKSLAPGMRVGWITAGRDVIARIRTCGLMDSGGGPNQFAAMTVAAYCKDGAFEPQVARFREAYRARRDVLMRALATHLPTGWQAQTPTGGFFVWVRLPGGLSSEVLLPVAEAMGVSFVPGRRFFCDGHNGDDALRLAFTLYPPAQLEEAAARLAQAMRRCG from the coding sequence GTGACTACGCACCATCCTCTCTCCGACTTGCACGCGGCGCTGCGGCCCGGCGTGCTCGACCTTGGCCTGGGTCATCCCGATCCGGCGCTGCTGCCGCTGGAGGCGATCCAACGCGCCAGCGCCTCGGCGCTCGCGGACTACGGCGCACATGCGCTGGGCTATGGCTACGCGACCGGGCCGGGGCCGCTTGTGGATTGGTTGCAGCATCGCAGCGCGCAGTGCGAGGGACGCATGCCAGACGCGGACGAAATCGCCATTACCGGCGGCATCTCGCACGCGCTCGACCAGCTCGTCACGCTGTGCACGCAGCCGGGCGATGTCGCGCTGGTCGAATCGCCCACATATCACCTCGCCGTGCGCATCTTGCGCGACCGGCCGCTGAAACTGGTCGCCATCCCGAGCAGTCCCGATGGTCCTGATGTCGCCGCGTTGAGCGAATTGGTCGCTTCCCTGAAGCGCCGGGGCGAGCGGCCGAGCCTGCTGTATTGCGTGCCCACGTTCAACAATCCAACCGGCCTGTGCTGGCGTGATGATGTGCGCCGAGCGGTCGTCGCCCTGGCCGAACGCGAGCGCATCTTGATCGTCGAAGACGATGCCTATCGCGAGCTGGCCTACGACGGCGAAGCGCCGTCGTCGTTGTGGCGCCTCGCGCCAGCGGGTGTCGTGGCGCGGCTGGGGTCGTTCTCCAAGAGCCTCGCGCCCGGCATGCGCGTCGGCTGGATCACCGCCGGTCGCGACGTGATTGCGCGCATTCGCACGTGCGGCCTGATGGACAGCGGCGGTGGGCCGAACCAGTTCGCAGCGATGACCGTCGCCGCCTATTGCAAAGATGGCGCGTTCGAACCCCAGGTCGCGCGCTTCCGCGAGGCCTATCGCGCGCGACGTGATGTGTTGATGCGCGCGCTGGCGACGCATCTGCCGACAGGTTGGCAGGCGCAGACGCCGACTGGCGGGTTCTTCGTATGGGTGCGCCTGCCCGGGGGCCTATCGTCGGAAGTGTTATTGCCGGTCGCCGAGGCAATGGGGGTGTCGTTCGTGCCTGGCCGCCGGTTCTTCTGCGATGGCCACAATGGTGACGACGCTCTCCGGCTGGCCTTCACGCTCTATCCCCCGGCGCAGCTCGAAGAAGCCGCAGCGCGGTTAGCCCAGGCCATGCGACGATGCGGTTGA
- a CDS encoding RNA pseudouridine synthase, translating into MKPLRPRRIDVLYEDDHLVAVNKPAGVTTAHDATRPDELDLHALLETRCGRLWLVHRLDRDTSGVIIFARNEAAHRALSEQFEGRDVTKIYHAILVGNPSWTERTADVPLRVDGDRRHRTVVDAVRGKPSVTHFRVLERLKRYALVEAIPETGRTHQIRVHAALLGHPIAADDLYGDGKPIFLSQLKRDYRPNATEEIPLIGRTALHARRLKLAHPVTGELLDLLAPYAKDFNAAVKQLEKLA; encoded by the coding sequence ATGAAGCCGCTTCGTCCTCGCCGGATAGATGTCTTATACGAAGACGATCATCTCGTTGCCGTCAACAAACCGGCCGGCGTCACCACTGCCCACGATGCCACGCGACCTGACGAGCTCGATTTGCATGCGTTGCTGGAAACGCGCTGCGGCCGGCTGTGGCTGGTGCATCGCCTCGACCGCGATACCAGCGGCGTCATTATCTTCGCGCGAAACGAGGCTGCCCACCGGGCGCTCAGCGAGCAGTTCGAAGGGCGCGACGTGACGAAGATCTACCACGCGATCCTTGTGGGCAATCCATCGTGGACGGAACGCACCGCCGATGTGCCATTGCGCGTGGACGGCGACCGCCGCCACCGTACGGTGGTGGATGCAGTGCGGGGCAAGCCATCGGTGACGCACTTCCGCGTGCTGGAGCGCCTGAAGCGCTATGCGCTGGTCGAAGCCATACCGGAGACGGGCCGCACCCACCAGATCCGCGTACACGCGGCACTGCTCGGCCATCCGATCGCCGCAGACGACCTGTATGGCGATGGCAAACCGATCTTCCTCTCGCAACTGAAGCGCGACTATCGCCCGAACGCCACCGAGGAGATTCCGTTGATCGGACGGACGGCGCTGCACGCACGCCGGCTGAAGCTGGCTCACCCGGTTACCGGGGAACTGCTCGACCTACTCGCGCCATACGCCAAGGATTTCAACGCAGCGGTGAAGCAGTTGGAGAAGCTGGCGTGA
- a CDS encoding C4-dicarboxylate ABC transporter substrate-binding protein, producing the protein MKALLRISAVIDAITDRLSGLISIIVVLAILAGFLNAALRYLGQWLQRTLISNELIQTQWYLFSLLFLIGFPYLLRHNVNVRVDFFYSRWGPRQRALVDFLGTLFFLIPFCLLAIYVSVGPVLTSWGRLPDGSWGPWEVSSDAGGLPLAPLKSLIIVGFFGLLVQGISQLVKYAAVLLGYHEADEAVMVAETDQAMAEEMVREMREELEHEAAARR; encoded by the coding sequence TTGAAGGCGTTACTTCGTATTTCGGCGGTGATTGACGCGATCACCGACCGGCTGAGTGGTCTGATCAGCATCATCGTCGTTCTGGCTATCCTAGCCGGATTTTTGAACGCCGCGCTGCGATATCTGGGCCAGTGGCTGCAGCGCACACTGATTTCCAACGAGCTGATCCAAACACAGTGGTATTTGTTCTCTCTGCTCTTCCTGATCGGCTTTCCCTACCTGCTCAGACACAACGTGAACGTGCGCGTGGACTTCTTCTACTCGCGATGGGGGCCACGCCAGCGCGCACTCGTGGACTTTCTGGGGACGTTGTTCTTCCTCATCCCCTTCTGCTTGCTGGCGATCTATGTGAGCGTCGGCCCGGTGCTGACCTCGTGGGGGCGCCTGCCGGATGGAAGCTGGGGGCCGTGGGAGGTGTCGAGCGACGCCGGCGGGCTTCCGCTCGCGCCACTCAAGTCGCTGATCATCGTCGGCTTCTTCGGGCTGCTGGTACAAGGCATATCGCAATTGGTCAAGTATGCCGCCGTTCTCCTCGGCTACCACGAAGCCGATGAGGCGGTGATGGTAGCCGAGACCGATCAGGCGATGGCCGAAGAAATGGTGCGCGAAATGCGCGAAGAGCTGGAGCACGAAGCTGCAGCGCGCCGATAA
- the plsY gene encoding glycerol-3-phosphate acyltransferase, translated as MSAFWISIACGLAGYLIGSIPFGWIIVRLVKGIDVREFGSGRTGGTNVFRAAGVVPGLATAILDVLKGVVAVLVVRQLVMNTAGWAEALAGFGVVLGHNASCFLNFRGGAGGATAVGTSIAIWPWGGVPAFVLGSLMLFVGGYASIASMLAGLTVAVANTVGAISGATHWSYAAYGWGVLGLILIALRPNIERLRAGTEKRVSWFKRASPAQSSSSTAQQ; from the coding sequence ATGAGCGCGTTCTGGATCAGCATCGCGTGTGGTCTGGCCGGCTACCTGATCGGCTCGATTCCCTTCGGCTGGATCATCGTCAGATTGGTGAAAGGAATAGACGTGCGTGAGTTCGGGAGCGGCCGCACCGGCGGCACGAACGTCTTTCGCGCGGCCGGCGTGGTGCCCGGCCTGGCGACGGCCATCCTCGATGTGTTGAAGGGCGTGGTCGCCGTGCTGGTCGTGCGCCAGCTCGTCATGAATACGGCGGGCTGGGCCGAGGCCTTGGCCGGCTTCGGCGTGGTGCTCGGCCACAATGCGTCGTGCTTCCTCAACTTTCGCGGCGGCGCGGGCGGCGCGACCGCCGTTGGCACCAGCATCGCGATCTGGCCGTGGGGCGGTGTGCCCGCGTTCGTGCTCGGTTCGCTCATGCTCTTCGTTGGCGGCTACGCTTCGATCGCCTCGATGCTGGCCGGGTTGACCGTCGCCGTCGCTAACACCGTTGGCGCTATCTCGGGCGCGACGCACTGGTCGTACGCCGCTTATGGCTGGGGCGTGCTCGGCTTGATCCTGATCGCCCTTCGCCCGAACATCGAACGCCTGCGCGCCGGCACGGAGAAGCGCGTGTCGTGGTTCAAGCGCGCCAGCCCGGCGCAGTCCAGTTCTTCCACGGCGCAGCAATGA